The following nucleotide sequence is from Phycisphaera sp..
CGGGCTTCGTGGCCGACCAGAACGCGGGCGACCGCGGCGTGTTCGTGCCCTACTTCGGCCGCCTGGCCAGCAGCTATAAGTCCATCGGCCTGCTGGCCCTGAAGTTCAACGCGACGATCATCTGCGGGGCCGCCCACCGCGTGCCGAGCCCCGACGGCGACACGCACTACCGCTTCGCCATCCACGACACGTTCGGCCCCGAGGAGTGGTCGCAGCACCCCGACCCGGTGTTCTACCTCACCGCCCGATACCGCCGCGCGCTCGAGACGGCGGTGCGCGAGGTGCCCGAGCAGTACCTCTGGATGTACCGCATCTGGAAGAGCCGCCCCCGCCACGAGCGCCTGGACAAGCCATTCCCCGACAAGCTCCGCGAGCACCTGCGGCTGCTGCCGTGGATGACCGAGGACGAGGCGGCGAGGATCGAGGACCGCAGCGAGCGGGACCGGGCGATATTGAGGGAAGGCGGCATGATCTGATGAGCCCCGACGCACCACCACCCGTCGACGTCCGCAAGATTGCCCGCCTGGCCCGCCTCGGGGTGGCCCAGAGCGACCTCGCGCCGCTGGCCGCCGAGCTGGCGTCGATCCTCGACCACGCGAAGGGGCTCGAGCAACTCGACCTCACCAACGTCGAGCCGCTCTCCCATGCGGCGGACCTGGAGGCGACGCTGGCCGAGGATGTTCCCGGCGGCGAGCTGCCGCGCGAGGCGCTCGAAGGCATCGCGCCCTCGATGGACGGGCCGTTCATCCGCGTGCCGAAGGTGCTCGGTGGGGGTGGCGGGCAGAGCGATTCCTGAGCCGGCCGCTACACTGCCAGCGTCATGGCTGATTCCAACCCGAACACCAAGCACCGCCTGCCGACCGACACCGACGACGGGCTCCTCGTCGTCATGAGCGGGCCTAGCGGCGTGGGCAAGACCACCATCGCGCGGGCCGTCGACCGCGCCATCCCCGACGCGCTCTTCAGCGTCTCGGCCACCACGCGGGCCCAGACGGGCGCCGACGTCGAGGGCGTGGACTACCACTTCGTCGATGAGCCGGGGTTCCGCGCGATGATCGAACGCGACGAGTTCCTCGAGTGGGCCGAGGTCTTCGGCCGGCTCTACGGGACGCCACAAGCCTGGGTCGACG
It contains:
- the gatC gene encoding Asp-tRNA(Asn)/Glu-tRNA(Gln) amidotransferase subunit GatC, whose protein sequence is MSPDAPPPVDVRKIARLARLGVAQSDLAPLAAELASILDHAKGLEQLDLTNVEPLSHAADLEATLAEDVPGGELPREALEGIAPSMDGPFIRVPKVLGGGGGQSDS